The following proteins come from a genomic window of Paenibacillus spongiae:
- a CDS encoding LamB/YcsF family protein: MKLNMMIREGASFRNRVDLNCDFGEGYGSYTFGQDEELLRYVTSVNIACGFHAGDPRTMREAVERAAAAGAAIGAHPGLPDRRGFGRREMAADPAEVYEDTLYQIGALGGFVRAAGAELRHIKPHGALYHMAGRSEAIADAIVRAAKAYDPQLRIYGQNGSLLLKAAELHGLRAVSEVFADRTYMADGTLTPRKMTGALIESPESALEQALRMVTQGAVRTLNGEVTTVQADTICLHGDGPHASSFAAAIHRGLAAAGITLQRPE; the protein is encoded by the coding sequence ATGAAGCTGAACATGATGATAAGAGAAGGGGCTTCATTCCGGAACAGGGTAGATTTGAACTGCGATTTCGGAGAAGGCTACGGAAGCTATACGTTCGGACAGGACGAGGAGCTGCTCCGATACGTCACGTCGGTCAATATCGCCTGCGGCTTCCATGCGGGCGATCCCCGCACGATGCGCGAAGCGGTCGAGAGAGCGGCCGCTGCCGGAGCCGCGATCGGAGCCCACCCGGGGTTGCCCGACCGCCGGGGCTTCGGCCGCCGGGAGATGGCTGCCGATCCTGCCGAGGTGTATGAGGATACGCTCTACCAGATCGGCGCTCTCGGCGGATTCGTGCGCGCGGCAGGCGCGGAGCTGCGCCATATCAAACCTCATGGCGCGTTATACCATATGGCGGGCCGCAGCGAGGCTATAGCGGATGCGATCGTTCGCGCGGCGAAGGCATACGATCCGCAGCTTCGCATCTACGGCCAGAATGGCAGCCTGCTGCTCAAGGCTGCGGAGCTGCATGGGCTTAGAGCCGTGTCCGAGGTGTTCGCGGACCGCACCTATATGGCAGACGGCACGCTAACGCCGCGCAAGATGACAGGCGCCTTGATCGAGTCGCCCGAATCCGCGCTGGAACAGGCGCTGCGCATGGTAACGCAAGGCGCTGTGCGCACGCTGAATGGCGAGGTGACGACCGTGCAGGCCGATACGATTTGCCTGCATGGGGACGGACCTCACGCATCATCGTTTGCGGCGGCGATCCATCGCGGCTTGGCCGCGGCAGGCATTACGCTGCAGCGGCCCGAATGA
- a CDS encoding 5-oxoprolinase subunit C family protein — MMTLRVEKPGLHTTVQDLGRPGWRKDGLAEGGAMDRYALRTANVLLGNDEGAAGLELTLVGPVLVAGTDMVLAVCGAYMAPQVNGEELPMWRPVWVSAGSRISFGAASDGCRAYVAVAGGGIGLKPVLGSRGTDTRAGIGGIAGRALRTADVLPCGSFEAAPAWRAASLWSRRNGWAAPGWFAPPVAYVGGAADGIELRAMPGAEFGRLREAARTALFRERFRVAPASDRMGVRLEGPPMELADAAELLSHGVVPGTVQVPAGGAPIVLAADCQTTGGYPKAAHVITADLPLLAQAKPGDAIRFREVSLAEAQRAYFAVEGAVRRLKASVRLRFT, encoded by the coding sequence ATGATGACGCTCCGCGTAGAGAAACCCGGACTGCATACGACAGTCCAGGATTTAGGGCGGCCGGGATGGCGCAAGGACGGGCTTGCCGAAGGCGGCGCCATGGACCGTTATGCGCTGCGGACGGCGAATGTGCTGTTGGGCAATGATGAAGGCGCAGCCGGCCTGGAGCTGACGCTTGTCGGCCCGGTTCTTGTGGCCGGGACGGATATGGTGCTGGCGGTGTGCGGCGCTTATATGGCGCCTCAAGTCAACGGGGAAGAGCTGCCGATGTGGCGGCCCGTATGGGTATCCGCCGGCTCGCGAATCTCGTTCGGCGCGGCGTCGGATGGCTGCCGCGCCTATGTCGCGGTTGCCGGCGGCGGCATCGGGCTTAAGCCCGTGCTCGGCAGCCGCGGCACGGACACGCGTGCGGGCATCGGCGGCATCGCGGGCCGCGCGCTGCGCACGGCCGATGTGCTGCCGTGTGGCAGCTTCGAAGCGGCGCCGGCATGGCGCGCCGCAAGCTTGTGGAGCCGCCGCAATGGCTGGGCGGCTCCAGGCTGGTTCGCGCCGCCGGTCGCCTATGTCGGCGGCGCTGCGGACGGCATCGAGCTGCGCGCGATGCCGGGCGCCGAGTTCGGGCGGCTGCGCGAAGCGGCCCGAACGGCGCTCTTCCGGGAGCGGTTCCGCGTCGCTCCCGCATCGGACCGGATGGGGGTCCGCCTCGAAGGACCCCCGATGGAGCTCGCGGACGCCGCCGAGCTGCTGTCGCACGGCGTCGTCCCCGGCACGGTGCAAGTGCCGGCCGGCGGCGCGCCGATCGTGCTGGCCGCCGATTGTCAGACGACCGGCGGCTATCCGAAGGCCGCCCATGTCATAACGGCCGATCTGCCGCTGCTTGCGCAAGCGAAGCCCGGCGATGCGATCCGGTTTCGCGAAGTTTCGCTCGCGGAAGCGCAGCGGGCTTACTTCGCGGTGGAAGGGGCCGTCCGGAGGCTGAAGGCTTCGGTGCGGCTGCGCTTTACATGA